From the Halococcus hamelinensis 100A6 genome, one window contains:
- a CDS encoding GYD domain-containing protein: MQTWVALVEAVDAEFQNLQELASLWGDISLELEDVDAELEDTYALLGRYDFLVVFEAPDRETVFEVSTAAARHGLDMDTMEGVPIEEFGALVGE, translated from the coding sequence ATGCAGACGTGGGTCGCGCTCGTCGAGGCGGTCGACGCGGAGTTCCAGAACCTCCAGGAGCTCGCTTCGCTCTGGGGCGATATCAGTCTCGAACTGGAGGACGTCGACGCCGAACTCGAGGACACCTACGCCCTCCTCGGGCGCTATGACTTCCTCGTGGTCTTCGAGGCCCCGGACCGCGAGACCGTCTTCGAGGTCTCGACGGCCGCCGCACGCCACGGGCTCGATATGGACACGATGGAAGGCGTCCCGATAGAGGAGTTCGGCGCGCTCGTCGGCGAGTAG
- a CDS encoding DUF424 domain-containing protein has protein sequence MIVNERKTPEGRLVSVCDEAILGETFDNDGVPFEVTEEFYDGEPADEDRVVASLARARVANIVGSEAVDLAVEHGFVEEGNVLDLGGTAHAQLLRLG, from the coding sequence GTGATCGTCAACGAGCGCAAAACGCCTGAGGGACGACTCGTCTCGGTGTGTGACGAGGCCATCCTCGGCGAGACCTTCGACAACGACGGCGTGCCGTTCGAGGTGACCGAGGAGTTCTACGACGGCGAGCCAGCCGACGAGGACCGGGTGGTGGCGAGCCTCGCGCGCGCTCGCGTAGCGAACATCGTCGGGTCGGAGGCGGTCGACCTCGCGGTCGAACACGGCTTCGTCGAGGAGGGGAACGTCCTCGACCTCGGCGGGACGGCCCACGCCCAGCTGTTGCGGCTCGGGTGA
- a CDS encoding tetratricopeptide repeat protein: MTDPDDEREGGSHPFSEGEGFSDPEGFDLDPPELAVDPSEVDPVDSRVLSDLLDERQIGGDVDVEELIDVGLSYIEINRYEQATETFERAARFAEDDGLEQEAWVNKGAAHAELEEYDAAIGAYQEALSLDADSEHAASAETNLAYALWESGQTEQALDHAERAVERDHRFAQGWYNRGFFLLERGLAEEALNNFDNALRLGFRNAEVLEEKARALEETGQDERAEEVAEEARELREQAEEELVRDRQRAQNA, translated from the coding sequence ATGACTGACCCTGACGACGAGCGAGAGGGTGGTTCGCACCCGTTCTCGGAGGGCGAGGGGTTCTCCGACCCCGAGGGGTTCGACCTCGACCCGCCCGAGCTCGCGGTCGACCCGAGCGAGGTCGACCCGGTGGACTCGCGCGTGCTCTCGGACCTACTCGACGAGCGCCAGATCGGCGGCGACGTCGACGTCGAGGAGCTCATCGACGTCGGGTTGAGCTACATCGAGATCAACCGGTACGAACAGGCCACCGAGACCTTCGAGCGCGCCGCGCGGTTCGCCGAGGACGACGGCCTCGAACAGGAGGCGTGGGTCAACAAGGGCGCGGCCCACGCCGAGTTGGAGGAGTACGACGCCGCCATCGGGGCCTACCAGGAGGCACTCTCGCTCGACGCCGACTCCGAGCACGCCGCGAGCGCCGAGACGAACCTGGCCTACGCGCTCTGGGAGAGCGGGCAGACCGAGCAGGCGCTCGACCACGCCGAGCGGGCGGTCGAGCGCGACCACCGCTTCGCCCAGGGCTGGTACAACCGGGGCTTCTTCCTGCTCGAACGCGGGCTCGCCGAGGAGGCGCTCAACAACTTCGACAACGCGCTTCGGCTGGGTTTCCGAAACGCCGAGGTGCTAGAGGAGAAGGCGCGCGCGCTGGAGGAGACCGGCCAGGACGAGCGCGCGGAGGAGGTGGCCGAGGAGGCCCGCGAGCTTCGCGAGCAAGCCGAGGAGGAACTCGTCCGTGATCGTCAACGAGCGCAAAACGCCTGA